From a region of the Arachis ipaensis cultivar K30076 chromosome B09, Araip1.1, whole genome shotgun sequence genome:
- the LOC110267369 gene encoding uncharacterized protein LOC110267369, with protein MVPPDPFFDEIETFHHETYKQKKKNKKRMRTSTSQLLINADVAHSEETNPSCTYVHHSKPLDINLNELFKIDDDDPADSDNLGPEIVEDTACTTRAEIDDSTYFVIPIKFRQFITTAANEQFVELPNHPLHCAQQNSPTFTQFIPINRPIGSIYDTYVCFITIHEARSCSIVLPTDFAVCAFPSRMDFVCLRHIGGVDYNMEIHWMYILSFVEVQLIRGWRYFVRNNHLRPGSKIRLTVSSLNESVMYTELIKL; from the exons atggtTCCACCCGATCCTTTTTTCGATGAGATTGAGACATTCCATCATGAAACGTacaagcaaaagaagaagaataagaaaaggATGCGTACCTCAACTTCTCAACTGCTTATAAATGCAGATGTTGCACACTCAGAAGAGACCAATCCTTCATG TACCTATGTTCATCATTCAAAGCCTCTGGATATTAATCTTAACGAGCTCTTCAAGATCGACGATGATGATCCTGCTGACTCGGACAATCTTGGGCCAGAGATCGTGGAAGATACTGCTTGCACTACTCGAGCTGAGATCGACGACAGTACATACTTTGTCATACCAATCAAGTTTCGTCAATTCATCACAACAGCAGCTAACGAACAGTTTGTAGAGCTCCCAAACCATCCGCTACACTGTGCCCAACAGAACTCGCCAACTTTCACACAGTTTATACCCATCAATCGTCCAATCGGCTCTATCTATGACACATATGTTTGCTTCATTACCATCCATGAGGCTCGCAGCTGCTCTATA GTTCTACCCACTGATTTTGCAGTATGTGCATTCCCTTCTAGGATGGACTTTGTATGCCTTCGACATATTGGAGGCGTTGATTACAATATGGAAATTCACTGGATGTATATCCTTTCATTCGTCGAGGTACAACTTATCAGGGGATGGCGATACTTTGTTAGGAATAACCACTTGAGGCCAGGTAGTAAAATTAGACTTACCGTCTCATCCTTGAATGAGTCAGTAATGTACACGGAGCTTATCAAACTATGA
- the LOC107619726 gene encoding uncharacterized protein LOC107619726: MVVKFGLLDETRLNHVLTSNIIKSSPTPLCHDPFSFINPKLFSITLPHQTWLYRLIPFLYIVHIALSYKHFSHHLHYPFLALIKSITFSDIMTAMEKRLIPSDFDDDRIFYLHVDPLAIIHELPSLFYRKYRPLLGERMIVMDLNNNQIELSLCKGNSSGYIVHGFENLVNFFVLSLGGGIKIMYVGEDVFIVMKVKDSFMATKELSYPYPKLVSNYYHLTHESTLREVLMGFCQPIIFNPTH, encoded by the exons ATGGTGGTAAAATTTGGATTATTAGATGAAACAAGATTGAATCATGTACTGACATCAAACATCATAAAATCCAGCCCTACACCCCTCTGTCATGATCCCTTTTCCTTCATAAACCCCAAACTCTTCTCAATTACTTTGCCCCACCAAACTTGGCTTTATCGTCTCATCCCTTTCCTTTATATAGTGCATATTGCATTGTCTTATAAGCACTTTTCTCATCATCTTCACTACCCATTTCTTGCTCTAATCAAATCCATTACATTTTCTGATATCATGACCGCCATGGAGAAGAGGCTCATTCCATCCGACTTCGATGATGACCGGATTTTTTATCTCCACGTTGACCCTCTTGCT ATCATACATGAGCTGCCATCCCTCTTCTATAGGAAATACAGACCCCTTCTTGGTGAAAGGATGATTGTGATGGATCTCAACAACAACCAAATAGAGCTTTCTCTATGCAAAGGTAACTCTTCCGGCTATATTGTACATGGTTTTGAAAACTTGGTCAATTTCTTTGTCCTTTCATTGGGAGGGGGGATAAAAATAATGTATGTAGGCGAAGATGTCTTTATTGTGATGAAGGTCAAAGACAGCTTCATGGCTACCAAAGAACTTTCTTATCCATATCCTAAGTTAGTTAGCAACTATTATCATTTGACACATGAATCTACATTAAGAGAGGTACTTATGGGTTTTTGTCAACCAATTATTTTCAACCCAACCCACTAA
- the LOC107616672 gene encoding uncharacterized protein LOC107616672 translates to MQVAEETDTTSFLLYDKEASKFLGISASDLRLAQLTRGGDEEYSIELNSLMGKKFLFKISVKMEDLNAFQPCSIIVTKLCGDNSVITKFTAKNSLDEQNMGMQNSELLSMNANSAETPKGTISPSAETLSHGTIDAFSTPNNKIIIGGWFKKLIELYPDSTHASSSKCRKVIEGATATIVEIHDD, encoded by the exons ATGCAAGTTGCTGAGGAGACTGATACGACTTCCTTCCTACTGTACGATAAGGAAGCGTCCAAATTCCTTGGTATATCTGCATCCGATCTCAGACTTGCACAACTAACCAGG GGTGGAGATGAAGAATATTCAATAGAGCTTAACTCACTGATGGGAAAGAAATTTCTGTTCAAAATTTCTGTGAAAATGGAAGATCTAAATGCATTCCAACCATGTAGCATAATTGTTACTAAGCTCTGTGGGGACAACTCAGTTATCACAAAATTTACTGCGAAGAATAGCTTAGACGAG CAAAATATGGGTATGCAGAATTCTGAACTGCTGAGCATGAACGCTAACTCTGCTGAAACCCCAAAG GGTACAATCTCTCCCTCTGCTGAGACTCTATCCCATGGAACAATTGATGCATTCTCAACTCCAAATAATAAAATCATCATTGGTGGGTGGTTTAAGAAGCTGATCGAACTGTACCCGGATTCTACCCATGCATCATCCTCCAAATGCAGGAAAGTGATAGAAGGTGCCACTGCAACCATTGTCGAGATTCATGATGATTAG